The proteins below are encoded in one region of Panulirus ornatus isolate Po-2019 chromosome 4, ASM3632096v1, whole genome shotgun sequence:
- the LOC139746289 gene encoding protein-lysine N-methyltransferase EEF2KMT-like, which yields MIEESNQEVFEDLYTTYTKLLSQNASSPHCDDFCYRTYNFSKAGVITVKETCKLICDGTTGMCTWEASHVLADWCCRESHRFQNKRILELGAGLGLLGLAVIQSCKPLSYIFTDLHDSVLKTLKENIYINLKEKHSGLTLQESEEATSFDDWAKGIQVSYSDTDVLIKRLDWERDTCDDDIEVILAADVVYDTDVIVNLVKILRDILSKRPRVVAYIASALQNPATYTFFKNALVDCGLHTCTETYHQYQESPSQPPVSVTIHHILP from the coding sequence ATGATCGAGGAAAGTAACCAAGAAGTTTTTGAGGACCTGTATACAACATACACTAAGCTTCTCTCTCAAAATGCTTCCTCTCCACATTGTGATGACTTCTGTTATAGGACATACAACTTTAGTAAAGCAGGTGTCATAACAGTGAAGGAAACATGCAAGTTAATTTGTGATGGCACAACAGGCATGTGTACTTGGGAGGCAAGCCATGTTCTGGCAGATTGGTGTTGTAGGGAATCCCATCGTTTTCAGAACAAAAGAATCCTTGAGCTGGGTGCTGGTTTAGGCCTTCTGGGCTTAGCAGTGATTCAGAGTTGTAAACCTTTATCATACATTTTCACAGACTTGCACGACTCTGTTCTTAagactttaaaagaaaatatatatatcaacttgaaGGAAAAGCATTCTGGTTTAACTCTACAAGAGAGTGAGGAAGCTACCAGTTTTGATGATTGGGCAAAAGGTATACAAGTGAGTTATAGTGACACTGATGTGCTTATCAAGAGACTAGACTGGGAAAGAGATACTTGTGATGATGACATTGAAGTTATTCTTGCTGCAGATGTGGTGTATGACACTGATGTTATAGTGAATCTAGTGAAAATCCTAAGGGACATCCTCAGCAAAAGACCAAGAGTAGTAGCATATATTGCGAGCGCTCTTCAGAACCCAgctacatatacatttttcaagaaTGCATTGGTAGACTGTGGTTTGCATACCTGCACAGAAACTTATCATCAGTATCAAGAATCCCCTTCACAGCCACCGGTGTCTGTTACCATCCATCACATCTTAccatga